Part of the Candidatus Brocadia sinica JPN1 genome, TCAATGGTTGCAGGGATAGAGATACGAAAGATCCTTTGTAAGGATTCGATATGTATCTGAGCTAAATGGCGTATACGGATATGTAAGATACACTTTCCTGCAAAGAGTTTTGTTAATAGTAGGCATATTCCGACAGTGTACGCAAGAGCTGTTGCCCATGCCACTCCGGAAACACCCAATTTAGGAAAAGGTCCTATGCCAAAGATTAACAACCAGTTAAACAGGATGTTGATGCAATTGATAATAAGTGTCACCTTCATCGGCGTCTTCGTATCGCCAGATCCACGCAGGACGCCGCTGCATGCAAGGATAACGAGGCGAAATACCAGGAACCCTCCAACAATCTGGAGATAACCCGTGCCAAGTTCCGCAACGTTGGGCTCTGCGCTCATGAGAACCAAAATTTCCTTTGCAAAAAATAGTAAAAATGGTGTAGCAACTATACCCATAATGAGGGACATAAGGATTGTCTGCGCTCCGACTATCTGTGCTTGATCTTTTTCCTTTGCCCCGATGTGTCTTGCAACAATACTGGCCGAGCCGACATTGAGTGAAGAGAAGATCATGGAGATAATAAAAAAGAGGGTACCTGCCAGGCCTACAGCAGCAATGGCATCTGTCCCCAGGCGTCCTACCATAATCGTGTCTGAGATAAACACACTCATATGTAGGACATTTTCAATGGCTACCGGGATGCAGAGCTTAAAAATATTTTTATTAAGATTTTTTTCTGTGAGGTCGAGCAGACGCATGGAAATTATCGGTTCTTTTGTAAAAAATAACAGGTGTGGTAATGAGTTATCACAAGGGATACTTTTGTGAATTGTGTGAAGGAGTATAACCGCCGTAAACCTGCTTAAATAAAATAAAAATTCCTATACCATCACGATAGCCAAAAAAGTCGCAGAAATGTTCAGTTTTTCCAATTGATCTTTTGACCATATTTAGAGCAAAGGTAACATCTTGGGAACTACGATAATGCCTTTTTCAGTAATGGTAAACTGCCTGGCATCTTCTTCCGGATTATATCCGATTTGTTTTCCATCCGGGACTATTACAAATTTATCAATGATAGTATTTCGAATTTTGACATTTTTACCGACCCTCACTCCCTCCATGATAATTGAATCGTAGACTTCGGAATGATTTTCGATCCTCACATTTGGTGAAATAACCGACCTCTCCACATGGGCGCCACTGACAATACAACCATTGGAAACCAGAGAATTCAGGACTGTACCGCATTTTCCACCGGGAAATAATTCTGAAAATACAGTCTTTGCGGGAGGAAACTGTTTATGATACGTACGAATCGGCCAGGACGTGTCGTACAGATTAAAGATAGGGTCTATCTGGATAAGGTCCATATTCGCATCCCAGTATGCATCAAGCGTTCCTATATCTCTCCAATATTTAACGGCCTTATTGTTTTTATCATTAAATATATATGCAAACAAACGGCCTTCATGAATCATCGAGGGAATAACGTTTTTCCCGAAATCATGGCTGGTATCTTTTTTGGCATCTTCGATTACCCGTTTTACCAATACCTCTGTATTGAACAGATAAATTCCCATAGACACCAGCGCTATGTTGGGATTTGAGGGCATTGATTGTGGATGATCCGGTTTTTCCACAAAATCCACAATTTTTTGATCGTTATTTATACTTACGTTCCCAAAACGATTCGCCTCGTTTAATGGCACTTCAATACAGGGCACCGTGACGTCCGCTTTCTTCGATTCGTGAAATTCTATCAATTCACGGTAATCCATTTTATAAATGTGGTCACCTGCTAAGATCAAAACCTTTTCTGGTCGTTCTCTTTCCAACACATAGATATTTTGATATACGGCGTCAGATGTACCCTGGTACCACAAATCACTTGTTCTCTTTTGTGGTGGTATACCTTCTATAAACTCGCCTAATTCATAATTATTTATATTCCACCCAATTCTTAGATGTCTATCCAGGGAATAGGATTTGTACTGCGTTAATACGCAAATCTTCTTCAAGCCGGAGTTAAGACAGCTACTCAAGGGAAAATCAATAATACGATAAATACCACCGAAAGGGACTGCCGGTTTTGCTCTGTCTCTTGTCAGGGGATAGAGTCGTTCGCCCTGCCCCCCTGCCAGTAACATCACAAGTACTTTTCTGGACATTTCATGTATAAAAAGATTGGATATATTGAAAAAATAATTATGTGATGTTCATTGTCATAAGGAATTCTGCATTGGTCTTTGTCTTTGCCAGTCTGTTTTTGAGCAATTCCATAGCCTCTGTGGGGTTCATTTCGTTGAGTACCTTTCGAAGCATCCACATGCGTTTAATCTCCTCTGGATTTACAATTAACTCTTCTTTCCGTGTACCGGAACGGGTAATGTCAATGGCCGGGAATAATCTGCGATCTGCTAATTTTCTGTCCAGATGGAGTTCCATGTTGCCTGTGCCTTTAAACTCCTCAAAGATGACTTCGTCCATCCTGCTTCCGGTATCAATCAATGCCGTTGCAATGATTGTAAGACTGCCGCCTTCTTCAATATTTCTTGCTGCGC contains:
- a CDS encoding MATE family efflux transporter, producing the protein MRLLDLTEKNLNKNIFKLCIPVAIENVLHMSVFISDTIMVGRLGTDAIAAVGLAGTLFFIISMIFSSLNVGSASIVARHIGAKEKDQAQIVGAQTILMSLIMGIVATPFLLFFAKEILVLMSAEPNVAELGTGYLQIVGGFLVFRLVILACSGVLRGSGDTKTPMKVTLIINCINILFNWLLIFGIGPFPKLGVSGVAWATALAYTVGICLLLTKLFAGKCILHIRIRHLAQIHIESLQRIFRISIPATIDAFLTQMGFLFFTKIVTILGTVSLAAHQIAVRIESISFMPGFALAVSTATLVGQSLGAKNVDLALLSMKRSCYFALGLMGFFALIFLLFPEQMAMIFKPDSRVLSLAVACIMIAAIEQPALAVYMVYAGGLRGAGDTISPMIITIVGTLCLHVPMAYLFGITLGWGLAGVWFGAALDWICRAIAIYILYKRGRWRRVTV
- the glgC gene encoding glucose-1-phosphate adenylyltransferase — protein: MSNLFIHEMSRKVLVMLLAGGQGERLYPLTRDRAKPAVPFGGIYRIIDFPLSSCLNSGLKKICVLTQYKSYSLDRHLRIGWNINNYELGEFIEGIPPQKRTSDLWYQGTSDAVYQNIYVLERERPEKVLILAGDHIYKMDYRELIEFHESKKADVTVPCIEVPLNEANRFGNVSINNDQKIVDFVEKPDHPQSMPSNPNIALVSMGIYLFNTEVLVKRVIEDAKKDTSHDFGKNVIPSMIHEGRLFAYIFNDKNNKAVKYWRDIGTLDAYWDANMDLIQIDPIFNLYDTSWPIRTYHKQFPPAKTVFSELFPGGKCGTVLNSLVSNGCIVSGAHVERSVISPNVRIENHSEVYDSIIMEGVRVGKNVKIRNTIIDKFVIVPDGKQIGYNPEEDARQFTITEKGIIVVPKMLPLL